In Anticarsia gemmatalis isolate Benzon Research Colony breed Stoneville strain chromosome 5, ilAntGemm2 primary, whole genome shotgun sequence, the following are encoded in one genomic region:
- the Hou gene encoding GID complex subunit 8 homolog protein Houki isoform X2 produces MSFDTATNNGNEKEERKYYDRNKSDDLQISRTDMNMLIMNYLVTEGFKEAALKFQQEAGLQEPALCSSLDERIMIREAVQTGRIPDAIAMVNALHPELLDNDRYLYFHLQQLQLLELIRGGRAEEALAFASATLAEAGANDPNALTELERSLALLAFPDPHTSPFADLLLPSHSQKIASELNAAILKMENQEYTNPKLCSLLRMILWSQSELDKHNIKYPKMTDLANATIEKPK; encoded by the exons ATGAGCTTCGATACGGCGACAAACAATGGCAATGAGAAGGAGGAACGAAAATATTACGATCGCAACAAATCTGACGACTTGCAAATCTCCAGGACTGATATGAATATGTTGATAATGAATTATTTGGTAACAG AGGGCTTCAAAGAAGCTGCACTAAAGTTCCAACAAGAAGCTGGCCTGCAGGAGCCAGCACTTTGCAGCTCTTTAGATGAAAGGATTATGATCCGTGAGGCTGTACAGACTGGGAGGATCCCTGATGCCATCGCTATGGTCAATGCCCTGCACCCAGAACTACTTGACAATGATAGATACCTGTACTTTCATTTACAG CAACTGCAACTGCTAGAGCTGATCCGCGGCGGGCGGGCGGAGGAAGCGCTTGCGTTCGCCAGCGCCACACTCGCTGAGGCCGGGGCCAATGACCCCAACGCCCTGACAGAGTTGGAGCGCTCGCTGGCTCTACTCGCCTTCCCTGATCCACACACATCGCCCTTCGCAGATTTGCTGCTACCTTCACATAGTCAAAAG ATCGCAAGCGAACTAAACGCAGCTATCCTAAAGATGGAGAACCAAGAGTACACAAACCCGAAGCTCTGCAGCCTCCTGCGCATGATCCTGTGGTCGCAGAGCGAGCTGGACAAGCACAACATCAAGTACCCCAAGATGACAGACCTCGCTAACGCCACTATAGAAAAGCCAAAGTAA
- the Hou gene encoding GID complex subunit 8 homolog protein Houki isoform X1, whose amino-acid sequence MSFDTATNNGNEKEERKYYDRNKSDDLQISRTDMNMLIMNYLVTEGFKEAALKFQQEAGLQEPALCSSLDERIMIREAVQTGRIPDAIAMVNALHPELLDNDRYLYFHLQQLQLLELIRGGRAEEALAFASATLAEAGANDPNALTELERSLALLAFPDPHTSPFADLLLPSHSQKIASELNAAILKMENQEYTNPKLCSLLRMILWSQSELDKHNIKYPKMTDLANATIEKPKHGRRL is encoded by the exons ATGAGCTTCGATACGGCGACAAACAATGGCAATGAGAAGGAGGAACGAAAATATTACGATCGCAACAAATCTGACGACTTGCAAATCTCCAGGACTGATATGAATATGTTGATAATGAATTATTTGGTAACAG AGGGCTTCAAAGAAGCTGCACTAAAGTTCCAACAAGAAGCTGGCCTGCAGGAGCCAGCACTTTGCAGCTCTTTAGATGAAAGGATTATGATCCGTGAGGCTGTACAGACTGGGAGGATCCCTGATGCCATCGCTATGGTCAATGCCCTGCACCCAGAACTACTTGACAATGATAGATACCTGTACTTTCATTTACAG CAACTGCAACTGCTAGAGCTGATCCGCGGCGGGCGGGCGGAGGAAGCGCTTGCGTTCGCCAGCGCCACACTCGCTGAGGCCGGGGCCAATGACCCCAACGCCCTGACAGAGTTGGAGCGCTCGCTGGCTCTACTCGCCTTCCCTGATCCACACACATCGCCCTTCGCAGATTTGCTGCTACCTTCACATAGTCAAAAG ATCGCAAGCGAACTAAACGCAGCTATCCTAAAGATGGAGAACCAAGAGTACACAAACCCGAAGCTCTGCAGCCTCCTGCGCATGATCCTGTGGTCGCAGAGCGAGCTGGACAAGCACAACATCAAGTACCCCAAGATGACAGACCTCGCTAACGCCACTATAGAAAAGCCAAA GCATGGGCGGAGACTGTGA
- the Nup35 gene encoding nucleoporin 35 yields the protein MEPMTLGSPTHSPSNSPNVGYLPPFLLGEINPPTTPRTNSLSPTKGRSLAFGSPTSPTQTSTPDQKMYRQNMSMHQQALYNQQNMYPNIPASPNMFNNIPASPNMSYSSKPNGPPIEDLFDTIKSNEPSINKSLFQDSFYNNNSMVQNGYGNMNGSMNNQSLATPWQDGCQEQDEYWVTVFGFPPNAANTVLARFSNCGAILDKQYPTQGNWAHIRYATRAEKERALALSGRQVLPGVMVGVVECKEPPRITVTSPGITSPERLAGARSLCPTPIPSAPVPQRSTGLISKALDYVLGW from the exons atggagCCAATGACTTTGGGTAGCCCGACTCACTCTCCTTCCAACAGCCCTAATGTGGGATACTTGCCGCCTTTCCTGTTGGGAGAAATAAACCCTCCAACGACTCCTCGCACCAACAGTTTATCTCCTACAAAAGGACGAAGTCTTGCTTTTG GTTCTCCAACAAGTCCTACTCAGACATCAACACCGGACCAGAAAATGTACCGTCAGAACATGTCGATGCACCAGCAGGCTCTATACAACCAGCAGAACATGTACCCAAACATTCCAGCCTCCCCGAACATGTTCAACAACATACCGGCTTCACCGAACATGTCATACTCAAGCAAACCCAACGGTCCTCCTATAGAAGACTTATTTGACACTATAAAGAGCAATGAACCTTCCATAAACAAGTCCTTATTCCAAGATAGCTTTTACAACAATAATTCTATGGTTCAAAATGGCTATGGGAATATGAATGGGTCAATGAATAATCAGTCCTTGGCAACACCATGGCAGGATGGGTGTCAAGAGCAAGATGAGTACTGGGTTACTGTGTTTGGCTTTCCACCTAATGCTGCAAATACCGTGTTGGCTAGGTTCAGCAATTGTGGTGCTATTTTAG ACAAGCAGTATCCAACTCAGGGCAACTGGGCACACATCAGATACGCAACAAGGGCTGAGAAAGAGAGAGCCTTAGCATTGAGTGGTAGACAAGTACTGCCTGGTGTGATGGTGGGAGTGGTGGAATGCAAGGAACCACCAAGGATCACTGTCACTAGTCCTGGGATCACTTCCCCTGAGAG GTTAGCAGGCGCCCGTTCACTCTGCCCAACGCCGATTCCCTCAGCGCCCGTGCCACAGCGCTCCACAGGTCTGATCTCAAAGGCGCTAGACTATGTACTCGGCTGGTGA
- the LOC142973208 gene encoding uncharacterized protein LOC142973208: MDSLAAKPEKFNEFTRNEYETTNSNTPRNMSVDSSNIVHKLFNRETFGCTSRRSNDRSRKVFERIPPRLRFCLMDIVPMSYLREHVFMGFSQCGQFLLSFTYSCNTQVYFRESSKFTLHFLSWVPGRIVRPVHSVPLFGDDCVDSKVTISMAQWKHNPGVLVVYGIADSCSERSYLSVIGVPRLGCKKCAAFSREEDEIELNWGKRCLEHNFAIHTKFFCTSDSSMYEPVVQLAYSNQIIIYTDFIHILEIDFVKPDPERTDIAEENKYSLDREETNSMDTNPSTPMSDVSAPFQSPKYQNNVVQNILADFSDLEMEPYQMSKPVRLPDVMGQELCIQASSISHNLVEEWEGPSPSIRTLISPPLRSPRRRPAESMSRFNETHRIIAEKAYEFVEETETKCEKLSMFRKRRLADKKYEFSEDNNENIVPFRVLRSNRKYFIGSTSKSQLRRPKSPPVESVVLRAHNQISRPPSPTTSSDLKSNGLSALESDHNSESEYRVMEMLDDGSLKTVAVHDNTSKTLSDCPVNAQDPYLVHSENSKCSKFFTRYFVESDDEITSIITDSEDDCISGYHVALPLSAHGAGYAGLQGVGAGAWERLCGAAPPLPPLTLRAHQRSLDTELLCNEVCGRLCKINGKKFIYCFDWGCHVIDVCQSSGCLSGLCAMWMWASEESGATSECEACKGVSAGCLLHRQQYAAECLFVWDLVSGVYRTERVSMTEDSSQEGSRVSGADRARELAKKLGPINMPPGNENRLLTTLTGRSLKRLTDVDNCIEITKNHPDSSESESSSEDDSDYD; the protein is encoded by the exons ATGGATTCTCTGGCTGCTAAGCCTGAGAAATTTAATGAGTTTACTAGAAATGAATACGAAACAACCAATTCAAATACTCCTAGAAACATGTCAGTCGACAGTAGTAATATTGttcataagttatttaatagaGAG aCATTTGGGTGTACATCACGAAGATCAAATGACAGAAGTCGTAAAGTGTTCGAGCGCATCCCGCCGCGGTTGCGGTTCTGCCTCATGGACATCGTGCCCATGTCGTACCTGCGGGAACACGTGTTCATGGGGTTCTCACAGTGCGGACAGTTCCTCCTCAGTTTCACGTACAGCTGTAACACACAGGTGTACTTCAGAGAGAGCTCCAAGTTCAC tctACACTTCTTGTCATGGGTGCCGGGTCGCATAGTGCGTCCAGTGCATAGCGTTCCACTGTTCGGCGACGACTGCGTCGACAGTAAAGTCACCATATCCATGGCGCAATGGAAACATAACCCCGGCGTGCTAGTCGTCTATGGTATTGC AGATTCCTGCTCTGAACGATCCTACCTCAGTGTTATCGGAGTACCTCGATTAGGATGTAAGAAATGCGCAGCTTTCTCTAGAGAAGAAG acgaaattgaattaaattggGGCAAAAGGTGCCTTGAACACAACTTCGCAATCCACACAAAATTCTTCTGTACCTCAGATTCAAGCATGTATGAGCCCGTCGTACAACTAGCGTACtcaaatcaaatcataataTACACGGACTTTATACACATACTGGAAATAGACTTCGTCAAACCAGACCCTGAACGTACAGACATCGCAGAAGAAAACAAATACTCTTTAGATAGGGAGGAAACTAATTCTATGGACACGAATCCTAGCACGCCCATGTCAGACGTGTCAGCACCTTTCCAATCCCCGAAATACCAAAACAACGTAGTACAGAACATTCTAGCAGATTTCTCTGACTTAGAAATGGAGCCGTATCAAATGTCCAAGCCGGTACGACTGCCTGACGTCATGGGACAGGAACTGTGCATCCAAGCGTCATCTATCTCACACAATCTAGTCGAAGAGTGGGAAGGCCCCTCCCCATCCATCAGAACGTTAATAAGCCCACCTCTAAGATCTCCACGACGGCGGCCTGCTGAAAGCATGTCGCGGTTCAACGAAACCCATCGAATAATAGCGGAAAAAGCGTACGAATTCGTAGAAGAAACAGAGACTAAATGCGAGAAACTTAGTATGTTCAGGAAACGGCGGCTCGCTGACAAAAAGTACGAGTTTTCAGAAGACAATAACGAGAATATTGTACCGTTTAGAGTGTTGAGGAGTAATAGGAAATACTTCATTGGATCGACGAGTAAAAGTCAGTTGCGGCGTCCGAAGTCTCCCCCGGTTGAGAGCGTGGTGTTGCGAGCACATAACCAGATCAGTAGACCGCCTTCGCCGACGACTAGTAGTGATTTGAAGAGTAATGGACTTTCAGCTTTAGAATCGGACCATAATAGTGAGTCGGAGTACCGAGTGATGGAGATGTTGGACGATGGTTCTCTGAAAACAGTGGCTGTGCACGACAACACGTCTAAGACGTTGTCAGACTGTCCTGTGAATGCTCAAGACCCTTATTTGGTGCATTCGGAAAATTCTAAGTGCAGTAAATTCTTCACGCGGTATTTTGTCGAAAGTGATGATGAGATTACGTCGATTATTACGGATTCGGAGG ACGACTGCATCTCTGGCTACCACGTGGCGCTGCCACTATCCGCACACGGCGCGGGCTACGCGGGGCTGCAGGGCGTGGGCGCGGGCGCGTGGGAGCGCCTGtgcggcgccgcgccgcccctCCCCCCGCTCACGCTGCGCGCCCACCAGCGCTCGCTGGACACGGAGCTGCTGTGCAACGAGGTGTGCGGCCGACTGTGCAAGATCAACGGCAAGAAGTTCATCTACTGCTTCGACTGGGGCTGCCATGTCATCGACGTGTGCCAGTCCAGTGGCTGCCTGTCCGGG CTATGTGCAATGTGGATGTGGGCTAGCGAAGAGTCAGGTGCGACATCGGAATGCGAGGCGTGTAAGGGTGTCAGTGCCGGCTGTCTGCTACATCGACAACAATATGCCGCTGAG tGTTTGTTCGTGTGGGATCTTGTGAGCGGCGTATATAGGACTGAAAGAGTATCCATGACAGAAGACTCCAGCCAGGAAGGCAGTCGAG TGTCAGGAGCAGACAGGGCGCGGGAGCTCGCCAAAAAATTGGGACCCATCAACATGCCACCCGGCAATGAGAACCGATTGCTCACTACACTCACAG GGCGATCGCTAAAAAGACTGACAGATGTGGACAACTGCATCGAGATCACAAAGAACCACCCCGACAGCTCTGAATCCGAATCATCTTCAGAAGATGACAGTGATTATGACTGA
- the LOC142973209 gene encoding ubiquitin-like protein 4A codes for MKVIVKKLQGGECILEVLPTTHIFEIKRQVEEKLHIPVEEQKLLFLGRTLVDEQTIQAYPTIKDGTKLNLVVKKPEGLHEASVKHFKKMGMTDGEALCAANRLIKIVQDKFNRLSWDDIDRLSLDCLLDETGQPRAPIDADGDCDDMYSL; via the exons ATGAAAGTCATAGTAAAGAAGTTGCAAGGTGGCGAATGTATTTTGGAG gTGCTTCCAACTACACATATTTTCGAAATTAAACGACAAGTTGAAGAGAAGTTACATATACCAGTCGAAGAACAGAAATTGTTGTTCCTTGGCCGAACATTAGTTGATGAACAAACAATTCAAGCATACCCCACCATAAAAGATGGAACTAAATTAAACTTAGTGGTTAAAAAACCTGAGGGTCTCCATGAGGCCTCTGTAAAGCATTTCAAAAAGATGGGCATGACAGATGGAGAGGCATTATGTGCAGCTAATCGACTTATAAAAATTGTGCAAGATAAATTCAATAGACTATCATGGGACGATATTGATAGGCTATCACTAGACTGCTTGTTAGACGAGACCGGCCAACCGCGCGCGCCCATCGACGCCGACGGAGATTGTGACGATATGTACAGTTTGTGA